A region from the Deinococcus sp. Leaf326 genome encodes:
- a CDS encoding ABC transporter substrate-binding protein, with translation MKRLCFAALSLALATPALADKVVNIGYSGPLSGGAAFYGKDVQSGIEMAINDLNKTGGVTVGGEKVTFKLVSLDDRYLPNETATNVRRLTSQGIDVIFVPHSGGILTVQPMTGRDPSFLLVAYSSEPKILEANNPLTFMLPPRYDNYLQPFVSAQMKAFGKKLGMVGTTSAYGKQWAEAVTGEWKKQGGTVGGNNGVDYATTVDYSSAVTKALAEKPDVLFVGGPSQPTALVIKAAREQGFKGGFIVMDQAKFEQMDTQIPRNYLDGSVGVLPTREFPGTQAFVAQYQRAYKKIPTSEAGLNYMGMNVVAKAMELAGKTDDPVAIRAQLNAAAKALPQSKTVYKMLGVTANGHADAEFLVASVKDGKYTRLRVTKVYK, from the coding sequence ATGAAACGACTGTGTTTCGCTGCGCTTTCCCTGGCCCTCGCCACCCCTGCCCTGGCCGACAAGGTGGTGAACATCGGCTACAGCGGCCCTCTCTCGGGCGGCGCGGCCTTCTACGGCAAGGACGTGCAGAGCGGCATCGAGATGGCGATCAACGACCTCAACAAGACTGGGGGCGTGACCGTCGGCGGCGAGAAGGTGACCTTCAAGCTCGTGTCGCTCGACGACCGCTACCTGCCCAACGAGACGGCCACCAACGTGCGCCGCCTGACCTCGCAGGGCATCGACGTGATCTTCGTGCCGCACTCGGGGGGCATCCTGACGGTGCAGCCCATGACCGGCCGCGACCCCAGCTTCCTGCTCGTGGCGTACTCCAGCGAGCCCAAGATCCTGGAAGCCAACAACCCGCTGACCTTCATGCTGCCGCCGCGCTACGACAACTACCTGCAACCCTTCGTGTCGGCCCAGATGAAGGCCTTCGGCAAGAAGCTGGGCATGGTCGGCACCACGAGTGCCTACGGCAAGCAGTGGGCCGAGGCCGTAACCGGCGAGTGGAAGAAGCAAGGCGGCACGGTCGGCGGCAACAACGGCGTGGACTACGCGACCACCGTGGACTACTCCAGCGCCGTGACCAAGGCCCTGGCCGAGAAGCCCGATGTGCTGTTCGTGGGCGGCCCGTCGCAGCCCACCGCGCTCGTGATCAAGGCGGCGCGCGAGCAGGGCTTCAAGGGCGGCTTCATCGTGATGGACCAGGCCAAGTTCGAGCAGATGGACACGCAGATTCCGCGCAACTACCTCGACGGCAGCGTGGGCGTGCTGCCCACCCGCGAGTTCCCCGGCACCCAGGCCTTCGTGGCGCAGTACCAGCGCGCCTACAAGAAGATTCCGACGAGTGAGGCCGGCCTGAACTACATGGGCATGAACGTGGTCGCCAAAGCGATGGAACTCGCCGGCAAGACCGACGACCCCGTCGCCATCCGCGCGCAGCTCAACGCCGCCGCCAAGGCCCTGCCGCAGAGCAAGACGGTCTACAAGATGCTGGGCGTGACGGCCAACGGCCACGCCGACGCCGAGTTCCTGGTCGCCAGCGTCAAGGACGGCAAGTACACCCGCCTGCGGGTCACGAAGGTCTACAAGTAA
- a CDS encoding branched-chain amino acid ABC transporter permease, whose amino-acid sequence MTTFLQQLFNALALGGVYALVALGLTLVYGVMRVPNFAHGGLYMLGAYLTYAALNGLGVGYVPALLLSAVAVALLAALLERLIFFPLRNAPHVHPMIAALGVLFFLEAGVQLIWGPDFKQITEPVQGIVNLGGVTLTWQRLLVIAASVLVMLGLNFFLKRTLTGATIEAMAQNREGARLVGINTARVGMLTFAISGALAAVAAALIAPINAVAPSMGEVMNLKVFAIIILGGMGSVPGAIVGALLLAFAEVFGGYYINLDFSDVIGFALLVLVLAVRPQGLFRRAA is encoded by the coding sequence TTGACCACTTTCCTGCAACAACTGTTCAATGCTCTGGCGCTGGGCGGGGTCTACGCGCTCGTGGCGCTGGGCCTGACCCTCGTCTACGGCGTGATGCGCGTACCCAACTTCGCGCACGGCGGGCTGTATATGCTCGGCGCCTACCTGACCTACGCGGCCCTGAACGGCCTGGGGGTGGGCTACGTGCCCGCGCTGCTGCTCTCGGCCGTGGCCGTGGCACTGCTGGCCGCACTGCTCGAACGCCTGATCTTCTTTCCGCTGCGCAACGCCCCGCACGTGCATCCCATGATTGCCGCGCTGGGCGTGCTGTTCTTTCTGGAGGCGGGGGTGCAGCTCATCTGGGGGCCGGACTTCAAGCAGATTACCGAACCCGTGCAGGGCATCGTGAACCTCGGCGGCGTTACGCTGACCTGGCAACGCCTCCTGGTGATCGCGGCGAGCGTGCTGGTCATGCTGGGCCTAAACTTCTTCCTCAAGCGCACCCTGACCGGCGCCACCATCGAGGCGATGGCGCAGAACCGCGAGGGCGCGCGGCTGGTGGGCATCAACACGGCGCGCGTCGGGATGCTCACCTTCGCCATCTCGGGGGCGCTCGCGGCGGTCGCGGCGGCCCTCATCGCGCCCATCAACGCGGTCGCGCCCAGCATGGGTGAGGTCATGAACCTCAAGGTCTTCGCCATCATCATCCTGGGCGGCATGGGCAGCGTGCCGGGGGCCATCGTGGGAGCGCTGCTGCTGGCCTTCGCCGAGGTGTTCGGCGGCTACTACATCAACCTGGACTTCTCGGACGTGATCGGCTTCGCACTGCTCGTGCTCGTGCTCGCCGTGCGGCCGCAGGGCCTGTTCCGGAGGGCCGCGTGA
- a CDS encoding branched-chain amino acid ABC transporter permease, translating into MGLWGWVAAFVLAALVPLLGPSGYVLDIGINVMIYAILAYGLNVLLGYTGLLSLAHAGFFGIGAYAVGILTLKAGWSFWLAWPAGVALCAVLGLGLGLVAFRTKGDAFSIFTLGVGVIIMLVINKWDALTGGNEGLNGINPPAGLEALAQGVGLRLSGGFYYLALLSLLLTIVAVARARGSVFGRSLVAIRGGEDLARSAGIDVMAHKLRAMMLSTAIAGFAGGLYAVYVGFLGSAATGPVMTFTVLLYLLVGGLGTLVGPLMGPALMYTLTQSLKGLQDYQYVVFGPLLVLLVMFAPQGLAGLWARLSGRRAAPAPTPEQAVDHA; encoded by the coding sequence ATGGGACTCTGGGGCTGGGTGGCCGCGTTCGTGCTCGCCGCGCTCGTGCCGCTGCTGGGGCCGTCGGGCTACGTGCTGGACATCGGCATCAACGTGATGATCTACGCCATCCTGGCCTACGGGCTGAACGTGCTATTGGGTTACACCGGGCTGCTCTCGCTGGCGCACGCGGGCTTTTTCGGTATTGGGGCCTACGCGGTGGGCATTCTGACGCTCAAGGCCGGCTGGAGCTTCTGGCTGGCGTGGCCCGCCGGAGTCGCGCTGTGCGCCGTGCTGGGGCTGGGGCTGGGGCTGGTGGCCTTCCGCACCAAGGGCGACGCCTTTTCCATCTTCACGCTGGGCGTGGGGGTCATCATCATGCTCGTCATCAACAAGTGGGACGCGCTGACGGGCGGCAACGAAGGGCTCAACGGCATCAACCCCCCCGCCGGTCTGGAGGCGCTCGCGCAGGGCGTCGGGCTGCGGCTCTCGGGCGGCTTCTACTATCTCGCCCTGCTCTCGCTGCTGCTGACCATCGTGGCAGTGGCGCGCGCGCGGGGTAGCGTCTTCGGGCGCTCGCTCGTCGCCATCCGGGGCGGCGAGGACCTGGCGCGCTCGGCGGGCATTGACGTGATGGCCCACAAGCTGCGCGCCATGATGCTCTCGACCGCCATCGCGGGCTTCGCCGGCGGGCTGTACGCCGTGTACGTGGGCTTTCTGGGGTCGGCAGCGACCGGACCGGTCATGACCTTCACCGTGCTGCTGTACCTGCTGGTGGGGGGGCTGGGCACGCTGGTCGGGCCACTGATGGGGCCGGCGCTCATGTACACCCTGACCCAGAGCCTCAAGGGCCTCCAGGACTACCAGTACGTCGTCTTCGGGCCGCTGCTCGTGCTGCTGGTGATGTTCGCGCCGCAGGGCCTCGCCGGATT